The genomic interval AAGTTGTTAAAGAGTAATGCttataaatagatgaaatccCACCAGAAGAAGGGTAATCAACTCATTTTGTATAGTTCCAAAAACGAGAAAGACTTAGAGCTTTGTTGCTGCTGCAAGAAGAACACAAAGGGAAAATACCCATCTCCATCGTTGATCAAGGGGTGAAGGAGAcctagctcgagagagaattctcctctatttttttcacaaattGGTTGTACACGAATTTAAATTAAGCCAAAGAGGataagagattgtactctacggcttggtttttttcttttcatttcaattCCATTCTCCTCATCTCATTCCATTAAGTATTGATATTGTAAAGACAATCTGGTTCtttatgaattcacatatttgatcaacTACACTTTGTTATTGTTTATTTCTCACTATATATTAGATGCATCTATGACTTTAtgcaaattcaatttctaaatgcTTAAGCCAACATAATTACTTGGTTAAAGCTATTTTAGGTtgaattattcgagagaataagcaagAAACCATTAAGTCAAAACGCttggtacatctagagatagaggCACTAGTGTTTCATTACTTTCTGTTATtgtgcatgcatcctagagataggaatttATGTGGCATTCGCATTAAGAAGTGTTGAATAAAAGTTAAACAAAAACCTAACGCATCTACACATACTTGGACTATAAGCAAGCAAAGTTCATTTCCATCTACACCACATTCTCGCACATGTATATCTCACTTAGATCAATGCGTACCACTTTCACTAAACACCATTTTTGCATGAACCCCTGTCTTCCACTTGACCTTTTGCATCTTTTTATACGTACGTAGTAAACTTAGTGTAAATAAAATTCATCCACCACTTACTTAGGATCCTTCTACATTAGCTACAACGCAAACTCTGCGTTAGCTCTGATctaaatccctgagttcgaccctggacttactaggaacctaaattagatttatacttgggtctgattCAAGAAAACTTGAAGCATTAGGAGGAGTGTAACTCCTCCCTACATGCatcatcaacgcatcattcatacTCTCACTTGCATCCTATTTTTTCACTTTCCTCACACAATACACTCCTAGTTTGAATCACGAGGAAGACAAATAGGTGCTATGAAATGGAATAAGAATCTCTGTGCTGAAAATTTGATTGGATGTTTGGTGTTTTATGCATGATCTGTTCATTCTGTTTTTCGTTTCCTTTCGATGATAAGTCGATGATGCAGTCACTGAGTTTTATGCTTTCAAGAAGGGAAATTCTTTCATGATTTTGAGCTCATTCTAAAAAACATTTCCATGAAAACCCATGCATAATGGACCTAGTCGAAAATCTCTTTTTATGTAATAAATCATAAAGAATCTTAGAATTGGGTTATCCCTCTCAGATTTTCATTGTCCCCTCAAAAAACCCACTTTCGGCTTAGAAGTAACCTTTAGTGTCTAAAAGCAAAATTAGACAATAAGAGAAAAAAGTGACCTAGtgtgttattaaaaaaaaaaaaaaaaaggagttcCTAAGATAATgtaaacacataaaaaaaaaaaaaaaaaaggcaaaaagctagttttccaacaaaaaaaaaaaaaaaaatagtagcaTGTGTGCATAGATATAGGAGAAAAGAGTTACCTCCGTTGTGTCTAGTTAGGGTGCCATGGGAAAAGAGTGGTTAAGTTCCCGACGattgagtgtgaaagctagccctctaggtaaaatcaATTCCTTTTAAGTTTATGTGTGTGAGTCTTAAGCACTATTGGCTAAGTGTTGCTCAGTAAGAATGATATGTCTTAGGCTAATAATTGAGCCAAAATAAAGGGAAGATGAAATGGAAGTAGGCTAAAGTTTTTCCAAgcattctttaatttttgaaaaaagttttcaaggCCTTACTGTTTATTTATACATGATCTTGATTGCAAAAGTATTTTTTACAATGAGCCTTAAATGAATGTTTGAATTCAGATTGTTTTGTGATTAATTTTGTAGCTCAAATGACTATTAAGACTTGAGTCAGGGATCGTTAAATAGAGTGAACAGTACCTTGTTGATTGCATGATTGTACGTTACAACCTTGCTCAGGATGATCAAGAactaagttgggggtgtttgttGGCTCGTCCTTAATCTCACTATTATTGAATAATTCTTATGCTTAAATTGTCTAATTTGTAGGTAAATTGAACATGTCATTTGGATGAAAATCGagccaaaaagaagaaaaaatggtaGTTGGATGCACCATGTTGAAAGAAGACATCAAAATTACTAAATTGTCCTTGAGGGCACCGTTGCAACTATCCCTTGACTCTCGCATGACGCTGAGAGGAAGTAAGCACAACTTTTGGTATGGGCAgtcagtgttgcaatgctaacGAAACGCTCCAGCACAATGCTACAGGATAGAAGCATGCAAACAGGGCAATCTTGCAACACTAACTAGGGTGTCACAATGCTATGAACTTCAACCAAAATTTTGCTTCTGCATGCACGCAATGCAATGTCGTATCAGCGTTGTGCCCCTTCTTCAACACTTAAGGCCTTCTTGGACAAGCGCGTCGCAACGCTCTTGGGAGCATTGCGACGTTGCATTCGTATTACAAATAGAAATCCTTAGTTTCAGGTGACGAGTGTGGAAAACAAAATGAAGGGAGAACGAGTTAGAGTCATGATTGGGACGATTTTTCAGGAGTTTCCTCCCAGATTTCAtcattccttcttcttctctttcaatctttttcaTTATTTCTTTCAACTTCTCAATTGTTATTATTGATTTGAGGAAGATGCAAGGTTAGGTAATTTTTCTTCTTGGGTTTAGTAGTTTGTTCAATTTCTGAGGATGTTTAATTAATGATGCTAAATTCTATGAACTCTGGAGTttgatttaggttatttttaATAGACTTTTATAGAATTGATCTGACAAATCATTTTTATTAGATTCTTGTATGTAAAATCTACATGGCGCTATGCATAATTATATAGTAGGTTGCACGAATTAGGAATGCATGTGTCagctaagatttttttttaactcacgCTTATTTACCCTAGTTTAATTTTACTCAATGAATCATGCTATGAGTCTAGGCTTTCCAACTTATAGGATGTTACAACACATGAATCCTAGTCTTATTGCAAATTAGCTTTTGCTTGGATTTGGGTGAGAATGAagagtttaaaattaatttagggtcAAATTGATTAGTCTCAAATTTGGTTAGATGGGCTATTAGTTTAACTAATAGGTTGTGGAATTTATGGAATCTGCATTATTTCTTAGCATCTAATgattgaaattgaacataacGAACTATTCCTAAGACCCTTTTCGGTTCATTTCAATCTAGTTGTACATTTTAATCTCGTTCAAACTTTAACTCTTTGcatgtttatttttaattcagtTCTTTACAAACAAAACAACCCCCTGTTATATGAAATTCTTTCATCGTTCTAACTAGTTCATTGTTTCCCTATGGATTCAACCTTGTACTTACTACTTGTACTGCCCTTTTGGTGTAAGTTTTAAGCTCGGTGAacatatttcttttgtttagtCAGAGGATCGTAGTCGACAATAAATCTATAATACTTGACTGCGAACACCAATTtacaaaagaaaattgaaatggGTACCACATTAGTATATGTGAATTTAGTTACGGTTGTTTGAgttttgtaaatatagcaatctTTTATAatcttgtttttcattttttaaacctCTATTTGGATAagtatttggttttttattttttaaaattcagatTATAAAAACTACTTCTCATAAATGTTTATATCTTGTTCCTCACTTTCAACTGATgctttaaaaaatcaagcctcctttggtaatcatttcattttttttcagttcttaaaaattaagtctataaacacctTTTTCACCTCTGACTTTCTTGCTTTGTCATCTATTTTTCACcattgttttaaaaaacaaaaccaatttttgaaaactaaaagatagttttagaaacttattttttgtttttagaatttggctaagaaagcAACTCTTTTACTAAAGAAAAATGTAATTCATTGTgagaaattaaaaggaaatatattaaaattttgaaaactaaaaatcgaaaacaaaataattaccatACAGGGCCAAAattattagttttcaaaaacttgtttttattttaaaattttaattatgaatttaagTAGGGTTTATTTAACATAGGTGGTCATCATGATTGAAAAACAAGGAGAAACTATGCACAGatgttaaaaacaaaaaattaaaattaagacccgattttataactatttggtttttagtttttattttttaaaattaagtttatttcatgcACATTTCTTACtataatttgcatatttcttaattacaatggttcaattcttagctaaattcaaaaaacaaaaataactttttaaagttacatttttttagttctcaaattttggcttgattttttaaaccatgtgaaaagtagataacaaaaaagaaatttgaaggtggaagtagtgtctatgggtttaattttcaaaaacaaaaacaaaaaacaaaatggttatcaaaggAGCCAAATCGTTATCAAATGGATGCATATTATTCCAATATTTTTCATACTTTGTTCTTTGTTGACCTTTTATTTGGCAAAAATCCAAGATTCCTATTAAAAAAACCAACCTAAGATGTGCACACATGACACATCTATGAAACTTATACACAAGTTTGATCAACAATTAAGAATTATTTGCCCCTACTTGCTGCATAAAAATTAAATCCTAAATTTCTGATATAAAACGAGCGGTTCTTATAagatatataatatgaatacattTACGTTTATATATCTTGAAAATAATAGGTTtacaattatcttttttttagaCAATTTTCAGACCGACTCAACTCCTCCATATGAGCAGTGTCAtccaaatttcatattttttttcgtTTTACCATTTTTAAGTTGTATTTCCTTCCCTATAACCTAACAACCATATCAACTCGACCAACTCATGTGGGTTCTATCAGGACTCATTAAACAACTCAAAAATTCCAAAGTCTTCaacaatatttaatttcattacagATAATACAAAGAAAGACACAGCACacaaatgttgaaattttcAGACATGCCTTATCATTAGCATTAGCACGTCCTTTCCCACTAAAACTATGGAGCTAATAACATTATATAGACTCAGAAAGATAGAGATCACAATTCAAGTTCGTCTCTTTGGCTTTGACTTTCAGGAATctgcatgaagaagatgatggcAGCTTCAAGAACACTAATAATGGCATTGGCAATTGCAGCCACAATGGTTGTTGAATTAGCTATGGCAACTAACTATACAGTTGGTGATTCTGGTGGCTGGGAAATAGGCGCCAACTTCCAATCTTGGGCTTCCTCCAAAAACTTCACCATTGGAGATGTTCTCAGTTACTACTTTCCATTTCTTCTAAAcctttttaatctttttcaatatataatgcCATTGCTAGCTCAATTGTTGTTTCTCATTGAACTAGAATTGATCTTTTCTGGTTGAATCCTTGACAGTTTTTGAGTACTCCGCGAACCATGATGTGCTTGAAGTCAATGAGCCGGATTTTAGCTCCTGTTCAGCAAGCAATCCCATAGAGAAGCACACCGGTGGCAGCACGGTGATCACCCTTTTGACCTCAGGTAAAAGGTTCTTCATATGTGGGGTGCCTGGCCATTGCCTTTCTGGGATGAAGGTTGAAATTGACACCCTTGCAACTCCATCACCGCCGCCTTCTTCCATGGCTACACCTCCGTCTCCACCACCGGAAGTAACACCGTCTTCACCGCCACCTACTTCCTCTCCTGCTGCTCCAACATCTCCTCCAGCTTCACCCCCTAAAGCTGCAACGAAGCCACCAGCAAAGTCTCCTCTGGCTCCACCACCAGATTCTAAAGCCAGCCCTCCAGCACCGCCCACCGAACCAACTCCACCATCATCAGCACCGACACTGGAGCCTCCGATCCCTCCATTTCCATTTGATCATCCATTGATTCCCTCAGCAGCCCCCATACCTCCTCCCCCGACGCCTTCATCGGCTTACAAATGCAGTTTTAGGGTCCATCTCTCTGTTGGCTTCACCTTCGTTGTCATAATGCTTTTGGCTCTCTGAAAATTGTTCATTTTCCATGTATATCTTGATGTGATTCTACAATTTTTTGCTCTGATGCTTTTACTCTACATGATTTCAATGaataaaaggtttttttttaccACCTATTCATTTCAAAATATCTCAAACACATTACAATTCTGCTCTGACTGAGAATAATTCCCAAATCATGTGCTGCATTGGTAAGCAATAAACTGCACATGACCGAACTGAAAAAAGAATATTGAGTAGTGGATATAA from Benincasa hispida cultivar B227 chromosome 10, ASM972705v1, whole genome shotgun sequence carries:
- the LOC120087932 gene encoding blue copper protein-like; the protein is MKKMMAASRTLIMALAIAATMVVELAMATNYTVGDSGGWEIGANFQSWASSKNFTIGDVLIFEYSANHDVLEVNEPDFSSCSASNPIEKHTGGSTVITLLTSGKRFFICGVPGHCLSGMKVEIDTLATPSPPPSSMATPPSPPPEVTPSSPPPTSSPAAPTSPPASPPKAATKPPAKSPLAPPPDSKASPPAPPTEPTPPSSAPTLEPPIPPFPFDHPLIPSAAPIPPPPTPSSAYKCSFRVHLSVGFTFVVIMLLAL